In a single window of the Cucumis melo cultivar AY chromosome 11, USDA_Cmelo_AY_1.0, whole genome shotgun sequence genome:
- the LOC103490443 gene encoding uncharacterized protein LOC103490443 isoform X1 yields the protein MNFKSLHFLLSIITLFFFLSISTSEQDPSSPSAIVSRFQQYLQINTVQPSPQYYEAADFIISQAKSLSLESHTIEFVEGKPLIILKWPGSNLDLPSILLNSHTDVVPAEHHKWTHPPLGAHIDSHGNIYARGSQDMKCVGMQYLEAIRRLKASGFQPLRSVYLSFVPDEEIGGHGGAEKFAESDEFKKLNVAIVLDEGLPSPGENYRVFYGEKSPWWLVIKAVGAPGHGARLYDNTALENLFKSIETVRRFRASQFDLIKAGLKTEGDVVSVNMVFLKSGIPSPTGFVMNLQPSEAEAGFDVRLPPTTNPESLERRIAEEWAPASRNMTFEFKQKESIYDKFGKPALTAIDKSNPWWNLLEEAVRNANGKLANPEIFPASTDARYF from the exons ATGAATTTCAAATCTCTCCATTTTCTCCTTTCCATTATaactcttttcttctttctatcAATTTCTACTTCTGAACAAGACCCATCGTCTCCCTCTGCAATCGTATCCAGGTTCCAACAATACCTTCAGATTAATACCGTCCAACCCAGCCCCCAATACTATGAAGCTGCTGATTTCATCATTTCTCAGGCCAAATCGCTCTCCCTTGAATCTCACACAATTGAATTCGTCGAGGGCAAGCCTCTGATCATCCTCAAATGGCCTGGTTCCAACCTTGATCTTCCTTCCATTCTCCTCAATTCGCATACCGATGTTGTTCCAGCTGAGCATCACAAATGGACGCACCCTCCTCTTGGAGCTCATATCGATTCCCATGGCAATATCTATGCAAGAGGGTCTCAGGACATGAAGTGCGTTGGGATGCAGTACCTTGAGGCTATTCGGCGTTTGAAGGCATCTGGGTTTCAGCCTCTGCGCTCTGTTTATTTATCTTTTGTCCCGGATGAAGAAATTGGTGGCCATGGTGGTGCTGAGAAATTTGCTGAATCCGATGAGTTCAAGAAATTGAATGTCGCCATTGTGCTTGATGAAG GGTTGCCTTCTCCGGGTGAGAATTATAGGGTGTTTTATGGGGAAAAGAGCCCCTGGTGGCTGGTGATCAAGGCGGTGGGAGCCCCAGGTCATGGAGCTAGGCTTTACGATAACACTGCCTTGGAGAATCTTTTCAAAAGCATTGAGACTGTCAGAAGGTTTAGAGCTTCACAGTTTGATTTGATCAAAGCTGGTTTGAAGACTGAAGGAGATGTGGTCTCTGTCAACATGGTCTTCTTAAAATCTGGCATTCCATCTCCTACT GGCTTTGTCATGAATCTGCAGCCATCTGAAGCTGAGGCTGGTTTTGACGTTCGCCTCCCACCAACTACAAATCCGGAGTCTCTTGAGAGACGAATTGCAGAGGAATGGGCACCAGCTTCTCGTAATATGACGTTTGAG TTTAAGCAGAAGGAGTCTATTTACGACAAGTTTGGTAAACCAGCTCTTACTGCTATTGACAAATCCAACCCGTGGTGGAATCTTCTTGAAGAAGCTGTAAGAAATGCGAATGGAAAACTTGCAAACCCAGAAATCTTTCCTGCTTCAACGGATGCTCGATACTTTTGA
- the LOC103490443 gene encoding uncharacterized protein LOC103490443 isoform X2 encodes MNFKSLHFLLSIITLFFFLSISTSEQDPSSPSAIVSRFQQYLQINTVQPSPQYYEAADFIISQAKSLSLESHTIEFVEGKPLIILKWPGSNLDLPSILLNSHTDVVPAEHHKWTHPPLGAHIDSHGNIYARGSQDMKCVGMQYLEAIRRLKASGFQPLRSVYLSFVPDEEIGGHGGAEKFAESDEFKKLNVAIVLDEGLPSPGENYRVFYGEKSPWWLVIKAVGAPGHGARLYDNTALENLFKSIETVRRFRASQFDLIKAGLKTEGDVVSVNMVFLKSGIPSPTGFVMNLQPSEAEAGFDVRLPPTTNPESLERRIAEEWAPASRNMTFECRTSIQQMVE; translated from the exons ATGAATTTCAAATCTCTCCATTTTCTCCTTTCCATTATaactcttttcttctttctatcAATTTCTACTTCTGAACAAGACCCATCGTCTCCCTCTGCAATCGTATCCAGGTTCCAACAATACCTTCAGATTAATACCGTCCAACCCAGCCCCCAATACTATGAAGCTGCTGATTTCATCATTTCTCAGGCCAAATCGCTCTCCCTTGAATCTCACACAATTGAATTCGTCGAGGGCAAGCCTCTGATCATCCTCAAATGGCCTGGTTCCAACCTTGATCTTCCTTCCATTCTCCTCAATTCGCATACCGATGTTGTTCCAGCTGAGCATCACAAATGGACGCACCCTCCTCTTGGAGCTCATATCGATTCCCATGGCAATATCTATGCAAGAGGGTCTCAGGACATGAAGTGCGTTGGGATGCAGTACCTTGAGGCTATTCGGCGTTTGAAGGCATCTGGGTTTCAGCCTCTGCGCTCTGTTTATTTATCTTTTGTCCCGGATGAAGAAATTGGTGGCCATGGTGGTGCTGAGAAATTTGCTGAATCCGATGAGTTCAAGAAATTGAATGTCGCCATTGTGCTTGATGAAG GGTTGCCTTCTCCGGGTGAGAATTATAGGGTGTTTTATGGGGAAAAGAGCCCCTGGTGGCTGGTGATCAAGGCGGTGGGAGCCCCAGGTCATGGAGCTAGGCTTTACGATAACACTGCCTTGGAGAATCTTTTCAAAAGCATTGAGACTGTCAGAAGGTTTAGAGCTTCACAGTTTGATTTGATCAAAGCTGGTTTGAAGACTGAAGGAGATGTGGTCTCTGTCAACATGGTCTTCTTAAAATCTGGCATTCCATCTCCTACT GGCTTTGTCATGAATCTGCAGCCATCTGAAGCTGAGGCTGGTTTTGACGTTCGCCTCCCACCAACTACAAATCCGGAGTCTCTTGAGAGACGAATTGCAGAGGAATGGGCACCAGCTTCTCGTAATATGACGTTTGAG TGTAGAACATCTATCCAACAAATGGTGGAGTGA